In Bacillus toyonensis BCT-7112, a single window of DNA contains:
- a CDS encoding arylamine N-acetyltransferase family protein, translated as MTNLQDQLFTRLNLEKRTEIKFEELSTILFAFAHTIPFENLDVIAGNINAISMKNLQEKILTSSRGGLCYELNTLFYYFLKDSGYDVQLALGTVYKNDINAWALEDGHITIILNKDNVQYLIDVGIASLVPLVLVPFTGESVSSKNGSYRVRRKDTSKGNYVLERIDVDGEWKICHAFYTHIIDETVVNDVQRRVVEDEKSIFNKGPIAVKLTNAGHISLTNSSLTEMMYGAKTKREITEDQYRELLYTLFAIEL; from the coding sequence ATGACAAATTTACAAGACCAACTCTTTACAAGATTAAACCTTGAAAAACGTACTGAAATAAAGTTTGAAGAATTAAGTACAATACTCTTTGCATTTGCTCACACAATACCGTTTGAGAATTTAGATGTTATAGCAGGTAATATAAATGCAATTTCTATGAAAAACTTACAAGAGAAAATTTTAACTAGTTCCCGCGGTGGGCTTTGTTATGAATTAAATACTCTTTTTTATTATTTTTTAAAAGATAGTGGTTATGATGTACAACTCGCACTAGGTACTGTATATAAAAATGATATAAATGCTTGGGCACTTGAGGACGGACATATAACAATTATTTTAAATAAAGATAACGTACAGTATTTAATTGATGTAGGTATAGCTTCGTTAGTACCTCTCGTTCTTGTACCTTTTACTGGTGAGTCTGTTTCTTCAAAAAACGGTTCGTACCGGGTGAGACGAAAAGATACGAGTAAAGGCAATTATGTTCTAGAAAGAATAGATGTTGATGGAGAATGGAAAATTTGTCATGCTTTTTATACTCATATTATTGACGAGACAGTAGTAAACGATGTTCAAAGAAGAGTGGTAGAAGATGAAAAGTCTATTTTCAATAAAGGACCAATTGCAGTAAAGTTGACGAACGCTGGCCATATCTCTTTAACGAATTCTAGTTTAACTGAAATGATGTATGGAGCAAAAACTAAGCGTGAAATTACAGAAGATCAATATAGAGAGCTTTTATATACTTTATTTGCTATTGAGTTGTGA
- a CDS encoding MepB family protein, giving the protein MNNFNDIIQNLNDIVYKPNNLIITNLKEERQNSEYAGALFHLNNKTIRFRVSKITPNKIGQFVSFWEKNENMQNQAFSYDAAPDLLVITCINDHKLGQFIFPKEILLEEKILKTQSQKGKMAMRVYPIWDNPVSNQAKKSQMWQLQYFIDLSNINSVSIDKLLHLYS; this is encoded by the coding sequence TTGAACAACTTTAATGATATCATTCAAAATTTAAATGACATAGTATATAAACCTAATAACTTAATAATCACTAATCTAAAAGAAGAAAGACAAAACTCAGAGTATGCTGGGGCGTTATTTCACTTAAATAACAAAACGATACGTTTTAGAGTATCAAAAATTACTCCTAACAAAATTGGTCAATTTGTTTCTTTTTGGGAGAAAAATGAAAACATGCAAAATCAAGCGTTTTCTTATGACGCTGCTCCTGACTTATTAGTTATCACATGTATTAATGATCATAAACTAGGACAATTTATTTTCCCGAAAGAGATTCTTCTTGAAGAAAAAATATTAAAAACTCAAAGTCAAAAAGGAAAGATGGCTATGAGAGTTTATCCTATATGGGATAACCCTGTTAGTAATCAAGCTAAAAAGAGCCAAATGTGGCAACTTCAATATTTTATTGATTTAAGTAATATTAATAGTGTATCCATAGACAAACTATTACATTTATATTCGTAG
- a CDS encoding HAD-IA family hydrolase, with product MGYKAMLFDLDDTLLDRDKAVEALFLIVLEKCYENVDGAAKSNMLQKFKEYDKREYGISNKTTVLESLFDEFTPRYRLPRNYIQDFWNNNFPRCFSIDQNTIHFLNQIKKHFKVGIITNGSTQRQKAKIFNTNLNRYFETIIISEEVGFSKPDKRIFELALNELNLQPENTLFVGDDLEKDIAGPQNANIKGVWFNPQKIKNTTKIQPYAEINTLDSLLSYVTPQYFYNK from the coding sequence ATGGGTTATAAAGCGATGCTGTTTGATTTAGATGATACATTACTTGATAGGGATAAAGCAGTAGAGGCATTATTTTTAATTGTGTTAGAAAAGTGTTATGAAAATGTAGATGGTGCGGCTAAAAGCAACATGTTACAGAAATTCAAAGAATACGATAAAAGAGAATATGGCATAAGTAATAAAACGACAGTTTTAGAATCATTGTTTGATGAATTCACACCAAGGTATAGATTGCCACGCAATTACATCCAAGATTTTTGGAATAATAATTTCCCTAGATGTTTTTCAATAGACCAAAATACTATTCATTTCTTAAATCAAATAAAGAAGCACTTTAAAGTTGGAATTATAACAAATGGATCAACTCAGAGGCAAAAAGCTAAAATATTTAACACGAATTTAAATAGGTATTTTGAAACAATTATTATTTCTGAAGAAGTGGGATTTAGTAAACCTGATAAACGTATATTCGAACTAGCATTAAATGAGCTAAATTTACAACCGGAAAATACTTTATTTGTTGGGGATGACTTAGAAAAGGATATTGCTGGTCCTCAAAATGCAAATATAAAAGGTGTGTGGTTTAACCCTCAGAAAATCAAGAATACTACCAAAATACAACCATATGCCGAGATTAACACTTTGGATAGTTTGTTAAGTTATGTTACTCCACAATATTTTTATAACAAGTAA
- a CDS encoding DUF4180 domain-containing protein, translated as MEIKKVVIDGINIAVIRNDKVLISDVQSALDTMATVQYDVDAKHIIIHKSLISEDFFDLKTRLAGDILQKFINYKVKIAIVGDFSMYTSKSLKDFIYECNKGNNIFYLATEQQAIEKLGTLK; from the coding sequence ATGGAAATAAAGAAAGTAGTAATCGATGGAATCAATATTGCGGTCATTAGAAACGATAAGGTATTAATATCGGATGTTCAGTCTGCATTAGATACTATGGCAACAGTTCAATATGATGTAGATGCGAAACATATTATTATCCATAAATCTTTAATAAGTGAAGATTTCTTTGATCTAAAAACACGGCTTGCGGGCGATATCCTTCAAAAGTTTATAAACTACAAGGTAAAGATTGCTATCGTTGGGGATTTTTCTATGTACACTAGTAAAAGCTTAAAAGACTTCATTTATGAATGTAATAAAGGTAATAATATTTTTTATTTAGCAACTGAACAACAAGCAATTGAAAAATTGGGTACATTGAAATAA